From one Lycium ferocissimum isolate CSIRO_LF1 chromosome 7, AGI_CSIRO_Lferr_CH_V1, whole genome shotgun sequence genomic stretch:
- the LOC132062609 gene encoding LIM domain-containing protein PLIM2b-like isoform X1, which translates to MAFTGTLDKCSACDKTVYFVDLLSADGVTYHKSCFKCSHCKGTLVMSNYSSMDGILYCKTHFETDFFKESGNFSKNFQNPAKSERQNSLTRAPSKLSAMFSGTQDKCAACDKTVYPLEKVTMEGESFHKSCFKCAHGGCPLTHATYASLDGNLYCKHHFAQLFMEKGNYQHVLKAANNKKNSAAVTPVNDDTEDSAVENAAEEENNKEPESAEEPQ; encoded by the exons ATGGCATTCACAGGAACATTGGATAAATGCTCAGCTTGTGATAAAACTGTTtattttgttgatttgttgTCTGCGGATGGTGTTACTTATCATAAATCCTGCTTCAAATGCAGCCACTGCAAAGGCACTCTTGTG ATGAGCAACTACTCTTCCATGGATGGAATCCTCTATTGCAAGACTCATTTCGAAACTGACTTTTTTAAGGAATCTGGAAATTTTAGCAAGAATTTTCAGAATC CAGCAAAGTCTGAGAGGCAAAATTCACTG ACAAGGGCTCCAAGCAAACTCTCTGCTATGTTCTCTGGAACCCAAGACAAATGTGCTGCTTGCGACAAAACTGTTTACCCACTTGAAAAG GTGACAATGGAAGGGGAATCATTCCACAAGTCATGCTTCAAGTGTGCACATGGAGGGTGTCCACTTACTCATGCAACATATGCATCCCTTGATGGAAACCTCTATTGCAAGCACCATTTTGCTCAGCTCTTTATGGAGAAAGGCAACTATCAACATGTCCTCAAAGCTGCTAATAATAAGAAAAACAGTGCTGCAGTGACACCTGTAAATGATGACACTGAAGATAGTGCTGTTGAAAATGCAGCAGAAGAAGAGAATAATAAGGAGCCTGAAAGTGCAGAGGAACcacaataa
- the LOC132062609 gene encoding LIM domain-containing protein PLIM2b-like isoform X2 codes for MAFTGTLDKCSACDKTVYFVDLLSADGVTYHKSCFKCSHCKGTLVMSNYSSMDGILYCKTHFETDFFKESGNFSKNFQNPKSERQNSLTRAPSKLSAMFSGTQDKCAACDKTVYPLEKVTMEGESFHKSCFKCAHGGCPLTHATYASLDGNLYCKHHFAQLFMEKGNYQHVLKAANNKKNSAAVTPVNDDTEDSAVENAAEEENNKEPESAEEPQ; via the exons ATGGCATTCACAGGAACATTGGATAAATGCTCAGCTTGTGATAAAACTGTTtattttgttgatttgttgTCTGCGGATGGTGTTACTTATCATAAATCCTGCTTCAAATGCAGCCACTGCAAAGGCACTCTTGTG ATGAGCAACTACTCTTCCATGGATGGAATCCTCTATTGCAAGACTCATTTCGAAACTGACTTTTTTAAGGAATCTGGAAATTTTAGCAAGAATTTTCAGAATC CAAAGTCTGAGAGGCAAAATTCACTG ACAAGGGCTCCAAGCAAACTCTCTGCTATGTTCTCTGGAACCCAAGACAAATGTGCTGCTTGCGACAAAACTGTTTACCCACTTGAAAAG GTGACAATGGAAGGGGAATCATTCCACAAGTCATGCTTCAAGTGTGCACATGGAGGGTGTCCACTTACTCATGCAACATATGCATCCCTTGATGGAAACCTCTATTGCAAGCACCATTTTGCTCAGCTCTTTATGGAGAAAGGCAACTATCAACATGTCCTCAAAGCTGCTAATAATAAGAAAAACAGTGCTGCAGTGACACCTGTAAATGATGACACTGAAGATAGTGCTGTTGAAAATGCAGCAGAAGAAGAGAATAATAAGGAGCCTGAAAGTGCAGAGGAACcacaataa
- the LOC132063922 gene encoding uncharacterized protein LOC132063922 isoform X2: protein MEDSSTNSASSSISTVSMEELGGDTPDIYDCVIRLRLNPQRRKEKVYIGCGAGFGGDRPIAALKLLQRVKKLDYLVLECLAERTLAERYQAMKSGGKGYDPRISEWMQLLLPLAVENGVCIITNMGANDPFGARDEVLRLASGLGISITVSLVHQVAVVRSDLEEHLRHVDDVSVYLGAAPIVECLHKFRPNVIITSRVADASLFLAPMVYELGWNWDDLQLLAQGSLAGHLLECGCQLTGGYYMHPGDKYRNISLQDLLDLSLPFAEVSFDGQVCVAKAESSGGVLNPSTCAEQLLYEVGDPSSYITPDVVVDFQDVSFQTLSSSKVLCAGAKPSASAPNKLLLLASKDKGWKGWGEISYGGYQCVKRAKAAEFLVRSWMEEVYPGINKHIVSYIIGLDSLKAASIDEDLPRDSHDIRLRMDGLFDNKEQAIHFTKEFIALYTNGPAGGGGISTGHKKEIILEKALVKRKDVQWHITATRNKITQSDDLASPKNIIQTSSFHESLLQSLPAETILNHEEGAPQIQLSPAPHDRKIPLYDFAHSRAGDKGDDINFSIIPYFPPDIERLKKIVTQEWVKKVVSSLLNPSPFPTSDDIERREKWVSEHVEVEIYEVRGIHSLNIVVRNILDGGVNCSRRIDRHGKTLSDLILCQKMLLPL from the exons ATGGAAGATAGTTCTACCAACTCTGCATCTTCTTCAATCTCAACT GTTTCAATGGAAGAACTAGGTGGTGACACACCTGATATTTATGATTGCGTAATCAGACTG AGGTTGAATCCTCAAAGGCGAAAGGAAAAGGTTTACATAGGTTGTGGTGCTGGGTTTGGAGGTGATCGACCGATAGCAGCTTTAAAACTACTTCAAAGGGTGAAAAAGTTGGATTATTTAGTGCTGGAATGCCTAGCAGAACGCACCCTCGCTGAGCGCTATCAGGCCATGAAATCTGGTGGCAAGGGCTATGATCCCCGTA TCTCAGAGTGGATGCAACTGCTCTTACCTTTGGCTGTGGAGAATGGAGTTTGCATTATTACAAACATGGGTGCGA ATGATCCATTTGGCGCTCGGGATGAAGTTTTACGACTTGCAAGCGGACTGGGCATTTCGATAACTGTTAGTCTGGTTCATCAAGTTGCTGTTGTCAGATCAG ATTTGGAGGAGCACCTTAGACATGTTGAT GATGTTAGTGTGTATCTGGGAGCAGCTCCTATTGTTGAATGTCTTCATAAATTCAGACCAAATGTCATTATTACTTCTCGAGTTGCTGATGCTTCCTTATTCTTAGCCCCAATG GTATATGAGCTAGGTTGGAATTGGGATGACTTGCAACTACTTGCCCAAGGTTCACTGGCTGGCCACCTGCTAGAATGTGGTTGTCAACTTACTGGAGGATACTACATGCATCCAG GAGATAAATACCGTAATATATCTCTGCAAGATCTCCTAGATTTGTCTCTTCCTTTTGCGGAAGTCAGCTTTGACGGGCAAGTATGCGTAGCAAAGGCAGAAAGCAGTGGTGGGGTTTTGAATCCCAGCACGTGTGCCGAGCAGCTTCTGTATGAAGTGGGGGATCCCAGTAGCTACATAACCCCAGATGTG GTTGTAGATTTTCAAGATGTTTCATTTCAGACATTATCAAGCAGTAAAGTCCTCTGTGCTGGGGCAAAGCCATCTGCATCAGCTCCTAATAAACTGTTGCTGCTGGCCTCTAAG GACAAGGGGTGGAAAGGCTGGGGAGAGATATCCTATGGTGGATATCAGTGTGTTAAACGTGCTAAAGCTGCTGAGTTTTTG GTAAGATCATGGATGGAAGAAGTATACCCTGGCATAAACAAACATATAGTTTCCTATATCATTGGACTGGATAGCCTGAAAGCTGCCAGCATAGATGAAGATTTGCCAAGGGACAGTCATGATATTAGATTACGAATGGATGGTTTATTTGATAATAAGGAACAAGCAATCCACTTCACGAAAGAGTTCATAGCATTATATACAAATGGACCTGCTGGTGGTGGCGGTATCAG CACTGGACACAAAAAAGAGATCATTCTTGAGAAAGCATTG GTAAAACGTAAAGATGTTCAGTGGCATATTACAGCAACAAGAAACAAAATAACGCAATCAGATGATCTGGCTAGCCCTAAAAACATAATACAGACCAGTTCTTTCCATGAGTCACTTTTGCAATCACTTCCAGCGGAAACTATTCTGAATCACGAAGAAGGTGCACCTCAAATTCAGCTCTCCCCTGCTCCACATGACAGGAAGATTCCTCTCTATGATTTTGCACATAGCAGAGCTGGTGATAAAGGGGATGATATAAACTTTTCCATTATCCCATATTTTCCTCCAGATATTGAAAGGCTAAAGAAGATTGTAACTCAAGAATGGGTAAAGAAAGTTGTCTCAAGTCTTCTTAATCCCTCTCCATTTCCCACTTCTGATGATAttgaaagaagagagaaatggGTCAGTGAACATGTTGAGGTGGAGATTTATGAAGTCAGAGGGATCCATTCTTTGAATATTGTAGTTCGTAATATCCTAGATGGAGGTGTCAACTGCTCAAGAAGAATCGATAGGCATGGAAAGACTTTATCCGATCTCATATTGTGCCAGAAAATGTTATTGCCTCTGTAA
- the LOC132063922 gene encoding uncharacterized protein LOC132063922 isoform X3, whose protein sequence is MEDSSTNSASSSISTVSMEELGGDTPDIYDCVIRLRLNPQRRKEKVYIGCGAGFGGDRPIAALKLLQRVKKLDYLVLECLAERTLAERYQAMKSGGKGYDPRISEWMQLLLPLAVENGVCIITNMGANDPFGARDEVLRLASGLGISITVSLVHQVAVVRSDLEEHLRHVDVYELGWNWDDLQLLAQGSLAGHLLECGCQLTGGYYMHPGDKYRNISLQDLLDLSLPFAEVSFDGQVCVAKAESSGGVLNPSTCAEQLLYEVGDPSSYITPDVVVDFQDVSFQTLSSSKVLCAGAKPSASAPNKLLLLASKDKGWKGWGEISYGGYQCVKRAKAAEFLVNKSLLLRPGLLLGSWMEEVYPGINKHIVSYIIGLDSLKAASIDEDLPRDSHDIRLRMDGLFDNKEQAIHFTKEFIALYTNGPAGGGGISTGHKKEIILEKALVKRKDVQWHITATRNKITQSDDLASPKNIIQTSSFHESLLQSLPAETILNHEEGAPQIQLSPAPHDRKIPLYDFAHSRAGDKGDDINFSIIPYFPPDIERLKKIVTQEWVKKVVSSLLNPSPFPTSDDIERREKWVSEHVEVEIYEVRGIHSLNIVVRNILDGGVNCSRRIDRHGKTLSDLILCQKMLLPL, encoded by the exons ATGGAAGATAGTTCTACCAACTCTGCATCTTCTTCAATCTCAACT GTTTCAATGGAAGAACTAGGTGGTGACACACCTGATATTTATGATTGCGTAATCAGACTG AGGTTGAATCCTCAAAGGCGAAAGGAAAAGGTTTACATAGGTTGTGGTGCTGGGTTTGGAGGTGATCGACCGATAGCAGCTTTAAAACTACTTCAAAGGGTGAAAAAGTTGGATTATTTAGTGCTGGAATGCCTAGCAGAACGCACCCTCGCTGAGCGCTATCAGGCCATGAAATCTGGTGGCAAGGGCTATGATCCCCGTA TCTCAGAGTGGATGCAACTGCTCTTACCTTTGGCTGTGGAGAATGGAGTTTGCATTATTACAAACATGGGTGCGA ATGATCCATTTGGCGCTCGGGATGAAGTTTTACGACTTGCAAGCGGACTGGGCATTTCGATAACTGTTAGTCTGGTTCATCAAGTTGCTGTTGTCAGATCAG ATTTGGAGGAGCACCTTAGACATGTTGAT GTATATGAGCTAGGTTGGAATTGGGATGACTTGCAACTACTTGCCCAAGGTTCACTGGCTGGCCACCTGCTAGAATGTGGTTGTCAACTTACTGGAGGATACTACATGCATCCAG GAGATAAATACCGTAATATATCTCTGCAAGATCTCCTAGATTTGTCTCTTCCTTTTGCGGAAGTCAGCTTTGACGGGCAAGTATGCGTAGCAAAGGCAGAAAGCAGTGGTGGGGTTTTGAATCCCAGCACGTGTGCCGAGCAGCTTCTGTATGAAGTGGGGGATCCCAGTAGCTACATAACCCCAGATGTG GTTGTAGATTTTCAAGATGTTTCATTTCAGACATTATCAAGCAGTAAAGTCCTCTGTGCTGGGGCAAAGCCATCTGCATCAGCTCCTAATAAACTGTTGCTGCTGGCCTCTAAG GACAAGGGGTGGAAAGGCTGGGGAGAGATATCCTATGGTGGATATCAGTGTGTTAAACGTGCTAAAGCTGCTGAGTTTTTGGTAAACAAGTCTTTGCTTCTCCGCCCTGGACTGCTATTAGG ATCATGGATGGAAGAAGTATACCCTGGCATAAACAAACATATAGTTTCCTATATCATTGGACTGGATAGCCTGAAAGCTGCCAGCATAGATGAAGATTTGCCAAGGGACAGTCATGATATTAGATTACGAATGGATGGTTTATTTGATAATAAGGAACAAGCAATCCACTTCACGAAAGAGTTCATAGCATTATATACAAATGGACCTGCTGGTGGTGGCGGTATCAG CACTGGACACAAAAAAGAGATCATTCTTGAGAAAGCATTG GTAAAACGTAAAGATGTTCAGTGGCATATTACAGCAACAAGAAACAAAATAACGCAATCAGATGATCTGGCTAGCCCTAAAAACATAATACAGACCAGTTCTTTCCATGAGTCACTTTTGCAATCACTTCCAGCGGAAACTATTCTGAATCACGAAGAAGGTGCACCTCAAATTCAGCTCTCCCCTGCTCCACATGACAGGAAGATTCCTCTCTATGATTTTGCACATAGCAGAGCTGGTGATAAAGGGGATGATATAAACTTTTCCATTATCCCATATTTTCCTCCAGATATTGAAAGGCTAAAGAAGATTGTAACTCAAGAATGGGTAAAGAAAGTTGTCTCAAGTCTTCTTAATCCCTCTCCATTTCCCACTTCTGATGATAttgaaagaagagagaaatggGTCAGTGAACATGTTGAGGTGGAGATTTATGAAGTCAGAGGGATCCATTCTTTGAATATTGTAGTTCGTAATATCCTAGATGGAGGTGTCAACTGCTCAAGAAGAATCGATAGGCATGGAAAGACTTTATCCGATCTCATATTGTGCCAGAAAATGTTATTGCCTCTGTAA
- the LOC132063922 gene encoding uncharacterized protein LOC132063922 isoform X1, producing the protein MEDSSTNSASSSISTVSMEELGGDTPDIYDCVIRLRLNPQRRKEKVYIGCGAGFGGDRPIAALKLLQRVKKLDYLVLECLAERTLAERYQAMKSGGKGYDPRISEWMQLLLPLAVENGVCIITNMGANDPFGARDEVLRLASGLGISITVSLVHQVAVVRSDLEEHLRHVDDVSVYLGAAPIVECLHKFRPNVIITSRVADASLFLAPMVYELGWNWDDLQLLAQGSLAGHLLECGCQLTGGYYMHPGDKYRNISLQDLLDLSLPFAEVSFDGQVCVAKAESSGGVLNPSTCAEQLLYEVGDPSSYITPDVVVDFQDVSFQTLSSSKVLCAGAKPSASAPNKLLLLASKDKGWKGWGEISYGGYQCVKRAKAAEFLVNKSLLLRPGLLLGSWMEEVYPGINKHIVSYIIGLDSLKAASIDEDLPRDSHDIRLRMDGLFDNKEQAIHFTKEFIALYTNGPAGGGGISTGHKKEIILEKALVKRKDVQWHITATRNKITQSDDLASPKNIIQTSSFHESLLQSLPAETILNHEEGAPQIQLSPAPHDRKIPLYDFAHSRAGDKGDDINFSIIPYFPPDIERLKKIVTQEWVKKVVSSLLNPSPFPTSDDIERREKWVSEHVEVEIYEVRGIHSLNIVVRNILDGGVNCSRRIDRHGKTLSDLILCQKMLLPL; encoded by the exons ATGGAAGATAGTTCTACCAACTCTGCATCTTCTTCAATCTCAACT GTTTCAATGGAAGAACTAGGTGGTGACACACCTGATATTTATGATTGCGTAATCAGACTG AGGTTGAATCCTCAAAGGCGAAAGGAAAAGGTTTACATAGGTTGTGGTGCTGGGTTTGGAGGTGATCGACCGATAGCAGCTTTAAAACTACTTCAAAGGGTGAAAAAGTTGGATTATTTAGTGCTGGAATGCCTAGCAGAACGCACCCTCGCTGAGCGCTATCAGGCCATGAAATCTGGTGGCAAGGGCTATGATCCCCGTA TCTCAGAGTGGATGCAACTGCTCTTACCTTTGGCTGTGGAGAATGGAGTTTGCATTATTACAAACATGGGTGCGA ATGATCCATTTGGCGCTCGGGATGAAGTTTTACGACTTGCAAGCGGACTGGGCATTTCGATAACTGTTAGTCTGGTTCATCAAGTTGCTGTTGTCAGATCAG ATTTGGAGGAGCACCTTAGACATGTTGAT GATGTTAGTGTGTATCTGGGAGCAGCTCCTATTGTTGAATGTCTTCATAAATTCAGACCAAATGTCATTATTACTTCTCGAGTTGCTGATGCTTCCTTATTCTTAGCCCCAATG GTATATGAGCTAGGTTGGAATTGGGATGACTTGCAACTACTTGCCCAAGGTTCACTGGCTGGCCACCTGCTAGAATGTGGTTGTCAACTTACTGGAGGATACTACATGCATCCAG GAGATAAATACCGTAATATATCTCTGCAAGATCTCCTAGATTTGTCTCTTCCTTTTGCGGAAGTCAGCTTTGACGGGCAAGTATGCGTAGCAAAGGCAGAAAGCAGTGGTGGGGTTTTGAATCCCAGCACGTGTGCCGAGCAGCTTCTGTATGAAGTGGGGGATCCCAGTAGCTACATAACCCCAGATGTG GTTGTAGATTTTCAAGATGTTTCATTTCAGACATTATCAAGCAGTAAAGTCCTCTGTGCTGGGGCAAAGCCATCTGCATCAGCTCCTAATAAACTGTTGCTGCTGGCCTCTAAG GACAAGGGGTGGAAAGGCTGGGGAGAGATATCCTATGGTGGATATCAGTGTGTTAAACGTGCTAAAGCTGCTGAGTTTTTGGTAAACAAGTCTTTGCTTCTCCGCCCTGGACTGCTATTAGG ATCATGGATGGAAGAAGTATACCCTGGCATAAACAAACATATAGTTTCCTATATCATTGGACTGGATAGCCTGAAAGCTGCCAGCATAGATGAAGATTTGCCAAGGGACAGTCATGATATTAGATTACGAATGGATGGTTTATTTGATAATAAGGAACAAGCAATCCACTTCACGAAAGAGTTCATAGCATTATATACAAATGGACCTGCTGGTGGTGGCGGTATCAG CACTGGACACAAAAAAGAGATCATTCTTGAGAAAGCATTG GTAAAACGTAAAGATGTTCAGTGGCATATTACAGCAACAAGAAACAAAATAACGCAATCAGATGATCTGGCTAGCCCTAAAAACATAATACAGACCAGTTCTTTCCATGAGTCACTTTTGCAATCACTTCCAGCGGAAACTATTCTGAATCACGAAGAAGGTGCACCTCAAATTCAGCTCTCCCCTGCTCCACATGACAGGAAGATTCCTCTCTATGATTTTGCACATAGCAGAGCTGGTGATAAAGGGGATGATATAAACTTTTCCATTATCCCATATTTTCCTCCAGATATTGAAAGGCTAAAGAAGATTGTAACTCAAGAATGGGTAAAGAAAGTTGTCTCAAGTCTTCTTAATCCCTCTCCATTTCCCACTTCTGATGATAttgaaagaagagagaaatggGTCAGTGAACATGTTGAGGTGGAGATTTATGAAGTCAGAGGGATCCATTCTTTGAATATTGTAGTTCGTAATATCCTAGATGGAGGTGTCAACTGCTCAAGAAGAATCGATAGGCATGGAAAGACTTTATCCGATCTCATATTGTGCCAGAAAATGTTATTGCCTCTGTAA